One Tolypothrix bouteillei VB521301 DNA window includes the following coding sequences:
- a CDS encoding BON domain-containing protein: MKKLIPFVFGSLLVFGAAACSPDVSKSSSEAPNNTNEAAQAPAPEATEAALKDAQSQVRRDQLNADIKAREERNNALNDGKAASRSEDDLESEVRSKLEANIPNGQLTVAAEDNGTVTVAGTVTNQEQLNKIEPLAKQIKGVTTVVNKAKVAKPAS; the protein is encoded by the coding sequence ATGAAAAAGCTAATTCCCTTCGTATTTGGTTCTCTTTTAGTTTTTGGTGCAGCTGCTTGCAGTCCCGATGTTTCCAAGAGCAGTTCAGAAGCACCTAACAATACAAACGAAGCAGCGCAAGCACCAGCGCCAGAAGCAACCGAAGCAGCTCTTAAGGATGCTCAAAGTCAAGTTCGTAGAGACCAGCTTAATGCTGACATTAAGGCTCGTGAAGAACGCAATAATGCCTTGAATGATGGCAAAGCCGCAAGCCGCTCTGAAGACGATCTAGAAAGTGAAGTTCGCTCTAAGTTAGAAGCTAACATTCCTAACGGTCAGTTGACTGTTGCAGCTGAGGATAACGGAACAGTTACAGTTGCGGGAACTGTTACAAATCAAGAGCAACTTAACAAGATTGAGCCTTTAGCCAAGCAAATTAAAGGTGTTACAACTGTAGTTAATAAAGCAAAAGTAGCTAAGCCTGCAAGCTAG
- a CDS encoding CAAD domain-containing protein, giving the protein MDANAQQLQPFDDVPDTTSSTPVAAIEGTKPNQPLLPPANKSQDKWQQIGEQVSQVLADLPDNIGKVFNQYRQLIITLVLIASAIVTGRVFLAILDAINDIPLLYPIFELIGISYTTWFVFRYLLTKATRQELVAQIQSIKNDILGTQDS; this is encoded by the coding sequence ATGGACGCTAACGCACAACAACTGCAACCTTTTGATGATGTTCCAGATACAACCTCATCCACGCCTGTAGCAGCAATTGAAGGTACTAAACCAAATCAGCCATTATTACCACCTGCTAATAAATCTCAAGACAAATGGCAGCAAATCGGCGAACAAGTCTCACAAGTTTTAGCTGATTTACCAGATAACATAGGTAAAGTTTTTAATCAATACAGGCAATTAATCATTACTCTTGTTTTAATTGCTTCTGCAATTGTTACAGGTCGAGTATTTTTAGCAATACTTGATGCTATTAATGATATTCCCTTACTATATCCAATTTTTGAATTAATTGGAATTAGTTATACAACTTGGTTTGTCTTTCGCTATCTTCTTACAAAAGCAACCCGTCAAGAGTTAGTAGCACAAATACAATCTATCAAAAATGACATTTTAGGAACTCAAGATTCATAG
- a CDS encoding response regulator: protein MTKKVLIVDDEPNILILMEQALESLEDEGVELLTAKNGEEALELIKTEKPLLVFMDVMMPKMNGLEVCDAVKHELGLQDVYIILLTAKGQEFDKQKGSDVGADLYMTKPFRPKNVLETSRNVLGFS, encoded by the coding sequence ATGACTAAAAAAGTCCTGATAGTTGATGATGAACCCAATATTTTAATCCTGATGGAACAAGCATTGGAGAGTTTAGAAGATGAAGGAGTAGAGTTACTCACAGCGAAAAATGGAGAAGAAGCATTGGAACTGATTAAGACAGAAAAACCATTACTCGTGTTTATGGATGTGATGATGCCAAAAATGAATGGATTGGAGGTTTGCGATGCTGTTAAACACGAGCTAGGACTGCAAGATGTGTATATCATTCTATTAACTGCCAAAGGACAAGAGTTTGATAAGCAAAAAGGAAGTGATGTCGGTGCAGATTTGTATATGACAAAGCCTTTTCGCCCTAAAAATGTTTTAGAAACTTCTAGAAATGTACTTGGTTTTTCCTAA
- a CDS encoding response regulator: MTNTINSNQMYYQHSDRSNRFKYQLNIRDRLRLLFCSLVVINLVAVGIGGIGLNRVRNSSPLINTIGSKRMLTYKLAYLANLRAGKTKPGERVAIDVSIKDDIQQFETSLSAIHQGSNKLGLNAVSDPKVLAQVEKIEDTWQIYRQKIENYLTASPQQQTEYLEQINNLTSFLTNLMDVTARSVETQTAETAIQSQNLLFMALVLSLLSIPISFIVVSQIIRALTQVTVTASHMANGELRIKAKVTSGDEVGVLASTLNTMAEQIDGLLQGLKIHGQELENALIYLSTIIDNLVDGLLVTDIEGKIKRYNPALVAMFGLENTDLTNRDTQALANSKIVELVEQTRKRLGEVFTAELEFTGGRIGHAVARAIVKDGGNTGSNSLGSIILIRDITAEKEVDRMKTDFISTVSHELRTPLTSVLGFASIIQEKLEDLAPEIDPEHRKAQRTLKQVQTNINIIVSEAERLTTLINDVLDVAKMEAGKVEWYMNPLYIGDVIERAIAATSSLLEMKGLKLRKLIDTDLPLIIGDSDRLIQVMINLISNAVKFTEQGHITCQANIHNGEMLLSVTDTGIGIATDDQPKVFERFKQVGNTLTDKPKGTGLGLPICKQIIEHHGGRIWVESEQGSGSTFFFTLPLMDNNLEADKLSINTLIKQLKEHVVTATPNLLEKFKTILVVDDDAHIRELLRQELETEGYKVREAKDGMDAIAQVKIAQPDLILLDVMMPQINGFEVAAVLKHNPQTTGIPIIILSIIEDKERGYRLGIDRYLTKPINKEELLKDIGVLLSQGVSQKKVLIVDTNTSTLQTLSNVLQAQGYNVVEAYDSQECIEKALAIQPDMIIVDSYFQEQHNLVKTLRFEKGMENVFFIVLTDNQTKETL, encoded by the coding sequence ATGACGAATACCATCAACTCAAATCAAATGTATTATCAACATAGCGATCGCTCCAACCGCTTTAAATACCAGTTGAATATTCGCGATCGCTTAAGGTTGTTGTTTTGCAGTCTGGTTGTGATTAATTTGGTAGCTGTTGGTATTGGGGGTATAGGTTTAAATCGCGTTCGTAATAGTAGCCCGTTAATTAATACTATAGGTTCCAAACGGATGCTGACTTACAAGTTGGCTTATTTGGCAAATCTTCGTGCTGGAAAAACTAAACCAGGGGAGCGTGTCGCTATTGATGTTAGCATCAAGGATGACATTCAGCAGTTTGAAACATCGCTCTCTGCCATACATCAAGGCTCAAACAAACTGGGATTAAATGCGGTGTCCGATCCAAAAGTGCTGGCTCAAGTGGAAAAAATTGAAGATACTTGGCAAATTTACCGCCAAAAAATAGAAAATTATTTGACGGCTTCTCCCCAACAACAAACAGAATATCTCGAACAAATTAATAATTTGACCAGTTTCTTAACAAATTTGATGGATGTGACTGCGAGAAGCGTGGAGACACAGACTGCTGAAACTGCCATTCAAAGTCAAAACTTACTTTTCATGGCTTTAGTGCTGAGCTTGCTATCAATACCGATATCATTCATAGTGGTTTCTCAAATTATTCGCGCTCTGACTCAGGTAACTGTAACTGCTTCCCATATGGCAAACGGCGAGTTACGGATCAAAGCTAAAGTCACTTCTGGAGATGAAGTAGGCGTGCTTGCTTCTACACTGAACACAATGGCTGAACAAATTGACGGCTTGTTGCAAGGACTCAAAATCCACGGTCAGGAGCTTGAAAATGCTCTCATTTATTTGAGTACTATCATTGATAACCTGGTAGATGGTCTTTTAGTGACGGACATTGAGGGTAAAATTAAGCGGTACAACCCAGCATTAGTGGCAATGTTTGGATTGGAAAACACGGATTTAACAAATCGAGACACTCAGGCTTTAGCAAATTCCAAAATTGTTGAACTTGTAGAACAAACACGGAAAAGATTGGGAGAGGTTTTCACGGCGGAACTTGAATTTACAGGTGGACGTATCGGTCACGCTGTGGCAAGAGCAATTGTTAAAGATGGTGGAAACACAGGTAGTAATTCGCTGGGTTCGATTATTTTGATTCGAGATATTACTGCTGAGAAAGAAGTGGATCGAATGAAGACGGATTTTATCTCCACGGTATCCCACGAACTGCGAACACCCCTCACTTCAGTCTTGGGATTTGCCTCAATTATTCAAGAGAAGTTAGAGGATCTTGCCCCAGAGATCGATCCCGAACACCGCAAAGCTCAACGCACTCTCAAACAAGTACAAACAAATATCAATATTATTGTGTCGGAGGCGGAACGACTGACCACGTTAATCAATGACGTTTTAGATGTCGCCAAGATGGAAGCTGGCAAAGTGGAATGGTATATGAACCCACTTTATATCGGAGATGTTATCGAGCGAGCCATAGCAGCCACGTCTTCTCTACTGGAAATGAAAGGATTGAAGTTACGCAAGTTGATTGACACCGACCTACCTCTTATTATTGGGGACAGCGATCGCCTGATTCAAGTCATGATTAACCTTATTTCCAATGCTGTCAAGTTCACCGAGCAGGGTCATATTACCTGTCAGGCAAATATCCATAATGGCGAGATGCTCTTAAGCGTGACCGATACGGGTATTGGCATTGCTACAGATGACCAGCCTAAGGTGTTTGAAAGATTTAAGCAAGTTGGAAACACTCTGACAGACAAACCCAAAGGTACGGGTTTGGGGTTACCTATCTGCAAACAAATCATAGAACATCATGGGGGTCGCATTTGGGTTGAGAGCGAGCAAGGCTCGGGTAGCACGTTTTTCTTTACTTTACCGCTTATGGATAATAATCTGGAGGCAGACAAACTCTCTATTAATACTTTAATTAAGCAATTAAAAGAGCACGTAGTGACGGCTACACCCAATTTGCTAGAAAAGTTCAAAACAATTCTTGTAGTTGATGATGACGCTCACATTCGCGAATTGCTCAGACAGGAATTGGAAACTGAAGGCTATAAAGTTCGAGAAGCTAAAGATGGGATGGATGCGATCGCACAAGTTAAAATAGCTCAGCCAGATCTCATTCTTTTAGACGTAATGATGCCTCAAATTAACGGTTTTGAGGTAGCAGCCGTACTCAAACACAACCCACAAACAACAGGTATTCCAATTATTATTCTGTCAATCATTGAAGATAAGGAAAGAGGATATCGTTTGGGCATAGACCGTTATTTAACTAAACCGATTAATAAAGAAGAATTGCTCAAAGATATCGGTGTACTGCTGTCACAAGGAGTTTCTCAAAAGAAAGTTTTAATCGTAGATACCAATACTTCTACTTTACAAACATTATCTAATGTATTGCAGGCACAAGGTTACAATGTTGTAGAAGCTTATGACAGTCAAGAATGTATTGAAAAGGCATTAGCAATTCAGCCCGATATGATTATAGTAGACTCATATTTTCAGGAGCAGCACAATTTAGTGAAAACACTGCGTTTTGAAAAGGGAATGGAAAATGTCTTTTTTATTGTACTTACAGATAACCAAACCAAGGAAACATTATGA
- a CDS encoding ATP-binding protein gives MNHINFRKLVTQKEVIDILTNLVNEMNSSFCIEDTGGKLIFGTDDKESVQKHPVKLLDEIVGWVIGSKKAETVAFLLSYLVQQQYEKKLLAHELLDKYQEIDLFHDIFTQISASLNPKEVAQLVLEEARKLIQFTTSAILLLNNNTNRLDILWEDVQNVCFENPLIKAQEIIDTIIKSGQGEIVNDVFSDPRFVDRQVNFHSFMCVPLITEKQVIGAIVLLSETPTTYSTQDLKLLTILALQTAVAIEKAVLYEQNCNALHVAQEQTQQLQRTLYELQQTQSQLIQSEKMSSLGQLVAGVAHEINNPVNYVVGNLKYAQKYTQDLLKVLHLYQQNYPQPVSEIKDFIQDLDLEFLKQDFTNLLSSMHLGIERIRQLALSLRNFSRLEREEMKPVDLHEGIDNTLLILQSRLKPNERHRGIEIIKKFGNLPLVDGYANQLNQVFMNLIANAIDAIEGQEKPGIINIYTELIAKNNFQQFIQENFQLKDLIKNYNSESELPICPSVVVVISDNGMGMDETVRSHLFEPFFTTKATSKGTGLGLSISHQIIEKHGGRLQCVSQAGKGTAFWIEIPIQQTTLKSLETSMTVLQKTY, from the coding sequence ATGAACCATATCAATTTCAGAAAGCTAGTTACCCAAAAAGAAGTTATCGACATACTCACTAACCTTGTTAATGAGATGAATTCTTCTTTCTGTATAGAAGATACAGGTGGTAAGTTAATATTCGGTACAGACGACAAAGAATCAGTTCAAAAACATCCTGTAAAGCTTTTAGACGAAATTGTTGGCTGGGTTATTGGCAGTAAGAAGGCAGAAACCGTTGCCTTTTTACTGTCGTACCTGGTGCAACAGCAGTATGAAAAGAAATTACTAGCTCATGAACTGTTAGATAAGTATCAGGAAATCGACTTATTTCATGATATTTTTACACAAATCAGCGCTAGTTTAAATCCTAAAGAAGTTGCTCAACTGGTTCTTGAAGAAGCGAGAAAATTAATTCAATTTACAACTTCTGCGATTCTCTTACTCAATAACAATACAAATCGATTAGATATTCTCTGGGAAGACGTTCAGAACGTTTGTTTTGAAAATCCTTTGATAAAAGCTCAAGAAATTATTGACACAATTATAAAATCCGGTCAGGGTGAGATTGTTAATGATGTGTTCTCAGATCCAAGGTTTGTCGATCGCCAAGTTAACTTCCATTCTTTTATGTGCGTGCCCTTGATAACAGAGAAGCAGGTGATTGGAGCGATCGTGCTTCTTAGTGAAACTCCTACTACTTACTCCACTCAAGACTTAAAACTGTTAACTATACTGGCATTGCAAACAGCAGTTGCTATTGAGAAAGCTGTGCTTTACGAACAAAATTGTAATGCACTTCACGTCGCTCAGGAGCAAACCCAGCAACTCCAACGAACTCTCTACGAACTACAGCAAACACAATCACAGCTTATTCAAAGTGAAAAAATGTCTAGCTTGGGTCAATTAGTTGCTGGTGTTGCTCATGAAATTAACAACCCAGTTAACTATGTTGTTGGTAACCTCAAATATGCACAAAAGTATACTCAAGACCTTCTTAAGGTATTGCATCTTTACCAACAAAATTATCCCCAACCAGTTTCTGAAATTAAAGATTTTATTCAAGATTTAGATTTGGAATTTCTCAAACAAGATTTTACAAATCTCTTGTCCTCCATGCATTTGGGAATTGAACGTATCCGTCAATTAGCACTATCATTACGAAATTTTTCTCGATTGGAGCGAGAAGAAATGAAACCTGTCGATCTTCATGAAGGAATAGATAACACGCTGTTGATTCTTCAGAGTCGCCTTAAACCAAATGAAAGACATCGGGGCATAGAAATTATCAAAAAATTTGGCAATCTTCCACTTGTTGATGGTTATGCAAATCAGTTAAACCAGGTGTTTATGAATTTGATTGCTAATGCAATTGATGCTATTGAGGGGCAAGAAAAACCAGGAATTATTAATATTTATACTGAATTGATAGCAAAAAATAATTTTCAGCAATTCATCCAAGAAAATTTTCAATTAAAAGACTTAATCAAAAATTATAATTCAGAATCTGAACTTCCCATATGTCCCAGTGTTGTTGTTGTCATCAGTGATAATGGCATGGGTATGGATGAAACTGTTCGATCGCATTTATTTGAGCCGTTCTTTACAACTAAAGCAACAAGTAAGGGAACGGGATTGGGATTATCTATTAGCCATCAAATTATTGAAAAGCATGGTGGAAGACTGCAATGTGTTTCCCAAGCGGGAAAAGGAACGGCTTTCTGGATTGAAATTCCCATACAGCAAACAACGCTGAAATCTTTAGAAACCAGTATGACGGTGCTTCAAAAAACTTACTAG
- the modA gene encoding molybdate ABC transporter substrate-binding protein: MERRKFLILTSSSTLLSFGLNSCNKAQNKPVALTVSAAAVFRDAMVEVGRLYTNENPNILVNYNITGGGVLKKQIELGAPVDVYLPASAKPMNELQSKGLILEDSRLNFIENEIVLISLNKLFGISNFTDILNSQVKKVALGTENIDAGIYAKQILDNLKIYDQAKSKFIFEDRDVQQILKYVETGHADVGITFLTEAKRSKKVKILAMSPVGSHVPVISTVAVVKNSKHIAESREFIRFLKSKRAISIFEEFGFIKIK, translated from the coding sequence ATGGAAAGACGAAAATTCCTGATTTTGACTAGCTCTAGTACTCTTTTATCTTTTGGTTTAAATAGTTGTAACAAAGCTCAGAACAAACCAGTTGCTTTGACTGTTTCTGCGGCTGCTGTATTTAGAGATGCCATGGTAGAGGTTGGTAGATTGTACACAAACGAAAACCCAAATATTCTTGTGAATTATAATATTACAGGTGGTGGTGTTCTGAAAAAACAAATTGAACTTGGAGCACCTGTTGATGTGTATCTTCCAGCTTCTGCAAAACCAATGAACGAATTGCAGAGCAAAGGTTTGATATTAGAAGATTCTCGACTAAATTTTATAGAAAATGAGATAGTATTGATTTCATTAAATAAATTATTCGGAATCTCCAATTTTACGGATATACTGAACAGTCAAGTTAAAAAAGTTGCGTTAGGAACAGAAAATATTGATGCAGGTATTTATGCCAAACAAATTCTTGATAATTTAAAAATTTACGACCAAGCGAAATCTAAATTTATTTTTGAAGATCGAGACGTACAGCAAATTCTTAAGTATGTTGAAACAGGTCATGCAGATGTTGGAATTACCTTTTTAACTGAAGCTAAACGCTCTAAAAAGGTGAAAATTTTGGCGATGTCGCCTGTGGGTTCCCATGTTCCAGTTATATCTACAGTTGCAGTTGTAAAAAATAGCAAGCATATTGCTGAATCTCGTGAATTTATTCGTTTTCTTAAAAGCAAGCGAGCAATATCTATTTTTGAAGAATTTGGATTTATAAAGATTAAATAA
- a CDS encoding pentapeptide repeat-containing protein: MTNANLSSADLRGANLNDVNLEGARLKGTLLDGANLSGATLP; encoded by the coding sequence CTGACCAATGCTAATCTAAGTAGTGCCGACTTAAGAGGAGCTAATCTTAATGATGTTAACCTTGAGGGAGCTCGTTTAAAAGGAACTCTTTTAGATGGTGCTAACCTCAGTGGTGCAACTTTACCATAA
- a CDS encoding pentapeptide repeat-containing protein: MKSQILATTAFFTILSLSQTALAANPEHLRQLLASKKCSGCDLSGAGLVMADLSGADLNGANLAGANLSRANLIGADLRNANLSGASFFGANLSAAKLTGASLAGADLRRSYLYNAELPSTDINVANVQGATGIPLQSAKPEEFYAWGVAEAQKGNHQAAIDYFTQAIAAKPDYAGAYLARGIARYQSMDRQGAFQDAQVADKLFTSEKNAAGMQTAQAFIQELQTPYIDPALKPAKPTLVDFVGSIGSLLLQFLPF; this comes from the coding sequence ATGAAAAGCCAAATTTTAGCCACAACCGCATTTTTCACTATTCTCAGCCTCAGCCAAACTGCCCTAGCAGCAAATCCCGAACATCTCAGACAATTACTGGCTAGCAAAAAATGTTCGGGTTGCGATTTATCTGGAGCTGGTTTGGTCATGGCTGACTTATCAGGGGCAGATTTGAACGGAGCAAATCTTGCAGGAGCTAACCTCAGCCGTGCTAACTTAATTGGTGCGGATTTAAGAAACGCTAACTTAAGCGGTGCTAGTTTCTTTGGTGCTAACCTGAGTGCTGCCAAACTCACAGGAGCAAGTTTAGCAGGTGCCGATTTAAGGCGTAGCTATCTATATAATGCAGAGTTACCCAGTACAGATATTAACGTTGCTAACGTGCAAGGTGCGACAGGGATACCCTTACAGAGTGCAAAACCAGAGGAATTTTATGCCTGGGGTGTAGCAGAAGCACAAAAAGGCAACCATCAGGCAGCTATTGACTATTTTACTCAGGCGATCGCAGCCAAGCCCGATTACGCTGGTGCATATCTCGCTCGCGGTATAGCCCGCTATCAAAGTATGGACAGACAAGGCGCATTCCAAGATGCCCAAGTTGCAGACAAGTTATTTACATCTGAAAAGAATGCTGCGGGAATGCAAACAGCGCAAGCATTTATCCAAGAATTACAAACACCCTATATCGATCCCGCACTCAAACCTGCTAAACCCACTCTTGTGGATTTTGTAGGAAGTATTGGTTCCCTCTTACTGCAATTTTTGCCATTTTAA
- a CDS encoding DUF1816 domain-containing protein has product MCNLKKVLLLYSMQKSPEDWWVEIMTTKPRCIYYFGPFLNREEAVIAYSGYVEDLTDEGAQGLVVVIKRCAPEVLTICDEDEDEKDIN; this is encoded by the coding sequence ATGTGTAATCTTAAAAAAGTACTTTTGTTATACAGTATGCAAAAAAGTCCTGAAGATTGGTGGGTGGAAATTATGACAACTAAGCCGCGATGTATCTATTATTTTGGACCCTTTTTAAATCGTGAAGAGGCTGTTATCGCTTACTCTGGATATGTTGAAGATTTAACCGATGAGGGCGCACAAGGACTTGTTGTCGTTATTAAACGCTGTGCGCCTGAAGTTTTGACAATATGTGATGAAGATGAGGATGAAAAAGATATTAATTAA